The genomic DNA GAAACCCCGGCAACACATCCGCCTCCCATTGACGAGATTGTGGTTTATGGGTTTCAAAACATTGTCGtaaaaattatgtttcttTCGAATTTTGCCGCTCCGgggtgagggttttttttctctttaggTTCGGGTGTCGGAAAGAGaagtaaaacaattttcaCTCAACAACCAAGAACTGTGCTGCTTGGTTGTTTTGATCGATTTGTAATCTATGTTACGGTCACGTTGACGAAATAAACGATGAAAACAGGGAAACCAAATTATGGCTTCGCAGGGAATAATAAATGTTCTTCCATAAATTTTACAACCAGTCGGTTCATAAACGCACTTTCAAAGGGGCGAGGTAAGGCTTCTTCGTCGAAGCGGTTGGATGATATAATCacatttttaattacaaattaCCCTACGGTGGGTAATAGAATTCCCGGCATGATTGATGGACTGAGCTGGCTTATCAGTCTCTATCAGTGACCAACGGTTCTAGTTCTATTTTTGTAACGAACTATTCATTCTTGATAGTGTCTTTCCCCTAGTTTAGTAAGCGTTTCACCCCCTTTTTTCATCAAGTATAGATACACCTGTTTGCAgtgcccgttttttttctccaaatcAAAACTCCTCCAGCTGTCCAATCCACCAATCTACCCGGCGGGTAAAACGATTAAGTCATCCAATCAATCAAACACCAATCATTCACGGGATCGTCATTGAATCCGAGATTGCGGAGCGCGTAATTATCATTGCTTATTTGATTGTAAGCACCATTCAAACTACCAAACCCAACGCGAAACCTGGCTCGCGCTAGCATTGCCCGAAAATCATTCATCGATCACAGTCAATTAAATGGTACGCGTGATGGTGCGCTACGGTACCGTACGATACGGgggggggtttcttttttgtaatcAAACCATATTTCCTGCCGCGAGAACGGGGCGTGCGCGCGAACGATAAACATACGTGgggtgtttgtttattttggggCAGTGCGGCGAACGGTTTAAATATTGAGATCAAATAAACGTACTCCTGGCCTGGTGTGCTTACTTTCTCACGCTTAGAGCACAGTTCGAATCTAGCAGCCGAGCTGCGTTGGGTGCTGCTCAAGAACCGGAAGGAAGAACCTGATCTAGCGCTTAATTTACGACGATCGACAGCGAGGATTCTAGGGAGAATGGGGTTGAGCCGTGTTTTCTTAGAGATAAATTATCTACCATTAAACAAACGTCGAGGATCACGGGGCGAGTGATCCGGAGGAGATTCGGAGATAGGGATCGTGAATGATCGTACATCGTTGAACAAATATATGACATGCGTCAACAGTTCAACTTCTTGCATTCGGGCATTTCCAAGAACTTATGGGTTGAGGTCTTCGAAAGGCTGGTCGAGTAATAAACGATCAAACGCTGCATGAGGTTGGCTGGAATTTGTGAGTACATGATAACAGAAACGGCTAGCCTCAAAATTCCAAGATCTCGTGGCGATCGCCATCAGGACCCTGGAGGCGATTAAACACTCAATCAAGTGAGCAATCGTTCTCCAGTGTAAATGTCGatcgaaaacaaataaaaaagtgttCAAATCGGAGCACAGTCCCGGGATGGCCAGGCAAAAGATTAATTGCCTCCTTTTCCTAATCAAGACCGTCTCGAAGCGCCTAGACACATGTCAGAGACATTGGTTTTTGGACAGTGGCGGTGTAGGTTTGTTTTCCCTTCCTCGTTCCATCTGTTTTTCAGCACCACCCCGTAAAGGGTCGCTCGCGGTAATACAGCTTCGAAATCTAACAGCTCATCAACAGCTTGCCACTGACAGGCGTAGGGCTGCTACGAGGAATACGGGGCGTCCCTGGGACAACGTCCCGTCCGAGGCAACCCGTGACGATGTGATTAATCTATCATCAATCACGTTCTGATTTGATAGATGGAATCCATCCGTCCAGATTTCGATCCATTTCCCGTCCCGTCGTCCGAGTGGCTCATCTGTGAAGTTTGTAAACTGCAGCGTAATGGTTGTACATTCCGCACGGGGAAAGTGAAGATCTGGTTCAGAAAACAAATTCATTCTACAAATTCAAGTTGATTAAAGATCTCGAGAGTGATTCGATTTGAACGTTTGATATTGAATAGCAGAATTCAAAATGAAGTAATTACTTCCTTTGATGTGCGAGTAGGAATCCTTACCAAGTCCCCGGCTGCTACATATAATCCATATCACGAAGGTAAAGTTTTCTGTCAGTTTGAGGTTATCTTACAGACCACAGCGTACGTCCCAGCACTCAAATTGTTATTCGATCCCTGGCTAGCGGAACTTCAATATATCACTACCCATAACTATCCACAACCTCGCTATTGGAGACAGTTTGAGGTTATGCACGGGAAGGGTTATCACAGGATATAATGGTTAATTGAACCATACCCTCTCTAATGAAGCCTTGcatctgtttttcttccctgTTTTCCAGTGGATATGCTGTAAAGACGTTAAACACGAATAAACAGACAAACGATGTGTTCCACCAACGATCGACTTAGCGAGGCTACCCAACAACCATCGGCCATCATGGCAGCGGAAGAGAGTAAACGTCACCTAATACACCGACATCCCGGGAGCAATCGGAGATCCTGCAGTACACAGCCACACCTGCCAGTCCCCTGTCGGTACAGTTGTGCAGCCCGGCGGATATCGTACGGTGTGTTAGTGCTGTGTCTTGCACTGACCATTTGCTACCTTCCCACGGTGTCCAGTTCACCACAGTCCTCTTACTCGCATCATTCACATCACCCGCAcggacatcatcatcaggcgGCGGCATCGTCTCATGGCAATACGCATCACTCTGGCAGTgggtcgtcatcatcgtctcATCAGTATGGAAGCTCCTCGGGACGATCCAGCGGAGGGAACTCGGGTGCTAGTGGTCTCGGTGTGTACATCATACGCGCCCCAGAATCGACGATCGCTCCGGCCGACGATGAGGTACTGTTCGAGTGTGAGCTAAACTTGCTTCCGGAACAACTGGACTGGCGGTTTCGGGCACAAGGAACTGCTGGACTGCGGAAAGATTACGTCATAATCCAGAACAATGTAAGTGTCAGGTCCAGAAGGGGATGCGAACCTGGCCCAGAGACATGTTGAAGTTGAAGACTGAATTgtattttacatattttagCATCACGGGTACAACGCAAGCATCGTGGACGGCCGGTATAAGCTGCGTGTTTCCGTGAGCGAATCGACGATAGGCGAGTACCAGTGTGTGGCATGGTTTGGAGCGTCCGCCATTGCATCGATACCGGCCCGCTTGACGCTGGCAACGATCGGGCTGGAAGCGGAAGGTGTTCCCGGGCGGCATGATCGCGTGCCAACGACGATGCGCCGCATACAGCCTCAGCAGCATTTCAAGGTGTATCCCGGCAACAGTATTATCATCGATTGTGGTGAAATTGTCTCAAACCCTCCGCCAATCTGGAGCTACTACAAGTAAGTGTGGGGCCACTGAACGTTTTTCTGGATGGTTGGAGTCTAATGAGCGTTTTATCTTCGTTCTTGCAGGGATGGCATGACGATCTATCCGAATGTGACGCAGCTCCAAACAGGCCGACGACTCATACTGCCTTCGTTAGCGCAGCACGACACCGGCACGTACTGGTGCTCGGCCGTTAACTCCATCACTGGCAGTGAGGTCATACTTCCGCAACGAACCACCGTGACTGTGGTTGACTACGTACCTCGTTCGGCACCGCGTGCCTTCACACAGCCACAGAACGTGTCAGTACTGCCGGGCGAAACGGTACTGCTTGAGTGTCCTGGCGTTGGCAATCCCGTGCCCGTACCGGCGTGGACGAGAGCGAACGGTAGCTCGTTGAATGGACGTGCCCGCATCCTGGACTACGGCCTACAGCTCTCCAACGTGGAACGCAGCGACAAAGGCCAATACCTGTGCCGGCTGCAGAACGGTATCGATCCTCCGCTAATACACTCGGTGTGGTTAACCGTACTAGAACCACCACGAATCGTCATCCCACCTCGATCAACGCTCACCAACGAGAGTGACAGTTTGGAGCTCGAGTGCATTGCACAAGGATCACCGCATCCCGACATCTACTGGATGATAAACGGTGACTACTCCACGTGGGATAGCGTTATCCGGACGAACGGAACACGGCTGATCATTCCGTCGGTCGAGAAACGGCACGCCGGTATCGTGCAGTGCTTTGCCCGCAATTCTGTCGGTGAGGCAAGCGAAGGCAACCTGCTCCAGGTCATCCCGAAACAGATACCGGGAGGTGTCGGTACCACGCCGCTCGGGTCCGTCCCGTCCAGCCCGAAGGCGGGCGGAGACCATTCGACCAAGCGTAAAGGTGGCAAGAAGCACAAAAACCGTAAGTATGGCAAACGCACACCAAAGAGTCCTTTGGTCTTGGCTTGGGGAGGATTTATTAGCGCATCAATCTGTTCGATCATTGCCTGCAAGAGCGGATGTTCTGGGTCGAGTGGAGGAAACTTTTCACGGCGTGGTGGTCCTCGGTGGAGGCCGCTCCAGAGTGATTGGATGGGCAGCCGACAGTTGCGAGCGACCGATATCTCGAAGCTACCTTCGGGTGGATCCAGCCGGTCGAACTCGTTGAGTATAAGCTTGAAGCGTGTGTCCGGCAGGGTGCGAGTGATCTGGTCGAATATCTGTTCGGCCATTTTGCGGTAGATGGGACACTTGAGACAGTGGTCGATACGGACGATGGCGAGGGCTTCGTCGAAGTGTTTATCATCGCAGTAGACGAGGTTCGGATCGGTCGCTTTCTTTTTCGATTTAGCTCCTTTGCCCTTCGATTTGGACATTGCTTACAATGGGGGGGATGAAAAGCGTTTTTCCAAAATAGTtactctttaaaaaaaatatttttgtgaatttttgacgtCTGTCAATGCTGCCTGTGGTTGCTTCGATCAGAAATAATGGTTACTATGGTTTGTTGAAAAGCTGGCTAattctttcccttttcgctTGATTCGTTTTCCAGTGGTAATGATTCCACCGTCACGCCCAAACATCACCCGGTTGACGGACGAATCGGTAATGGTACGCTGGTCCGTACCATCCAGCGATGGGTTGCCGATTCAGTTCCTCAAGGTGCAGTACCGTATGCTGGGCGATCCCGCCAAAAACATTGCCCGCACCCAGTGGATGACGGAAAACGAAGACATCCCACCGTACACACGGTCGTACGAAGTGAACAATCTCAAGGCGGACCATCTGTACCGGTTCCGTATCGTCGCAGTATACTCGAACAACGACAACAAGGAGGGTGCAGCATCCGGCAAATTCCATCTGCAGCGTGGCTCTCAGCTTGGTCTCACCAAGAACCACCTGCTTGCTCCAACGCTCACACGGATCGAGCCCGTCTCGCAACACGCGGTTGTGCTTCACTGGCAATTCCCTCAACATCTCCCTCATCCGATCGATGGATTCTACGCGTACTATCGGCCCGCCACGACAGCCGGCGAATATTCGAAGGCCACGGTAGATGGAAGCACGGCGCGCCATTTCAAGATCGACCACCTGGAACCGGGAACGGCGTACGAGTTTAAGCTGCAATCGTTTACGGCTTCGGCTGCGTCAGACTTTAGTGCGATTCTGACCGGCAGGACGTTGAAACCGCCCACTCCACCACCAACAGTTCCGACGGTGATCGCGGCAGCGGAAGGACCCGACGGCAGCCAAGTCGTACCGGTCAACTATCTGCTCGTGATCGGTTGTGTGCTGATCGTAAGCGTGCTGATCGTGCTAtttctttgctgctgctttagTCGCCGCAAGAAGCGAGGCCATGGTGCAGGTAAGGCGTTACGCCTAGCGTTACGCGAGAATCGCGTTAGCTAATGTGGAATCTTCTTTTTAGATGAAACAGATGCCAAGGTACACATACCGGTCGACCAGAATGGGTTCGCGGGTGCCGTCAGCAATGGTGGACCCCGGGTGCCGCATCACAAGACGCGAACGAATGGCATGAACGGACGGATGAACATCACGCCCAACCCGTTGGCACAGGACGGCGACAAGGTAACGGCGAGCTTTTAATGCTTCGTACCGCTAGTGTTATGCGTTCGGTTGACACATCCCTCCTTCC from Anopheles stephensi strain Indian chromosome 2, UCI_ANSTEP_V1.0, whole genome shotgun sequence includes the following:
- the LOC118505540 gene encoding interference hedgehog-like isoform X1, which encodes MCSTNDRLSEATQQPSAIMAAEESKRHLIHRHPGSNRRSCSTQPHLPVPCRYSCAARRISYGVLVLCLALTICYLPTVSSSPQSSYSHHSHHPHGHHHQAAASSHGNTHHSGSGSSSSSHQYGSSSGRSSGGNSGASGLGVYIIRAPESTIAPADDEVLFECELNLLPEQLDWRFRAQGTAGLRKDYVIIQNNHHGYNASIVDGRYKLRVSVSESTIGEYQCVAWFGASAIASIPARLTLATIGLEAEGVPGRHDRVPTTMRRIQPQQHFKVYPGNSIIIDCGEIVSNPPPIWSYYKDGMTIYPNVTQLQTGRRLILPSLAQHDTGTYWCSAVNSITGSEVILPQRTTVTVVDYVPRSAPRAFTQPQNVSVLPGETVLLECPGVGNPVPVPAWTRANGSSLNGRARILDYGLQLSNVERSDKGQYLCRLQNGIDPPLIHSVWLTVLEPPRIVIPPRSTLTNESDSLELECIAQGSPHPDIYWMINGDYSTWDSVIRTNGTRLIIPSVEKRHAGIVQCFARNSVGEASEGNLLQVIPKQIPGGVGTTPLGSVPSSPKAGGDHSTKRKGGKKHKNLVMIPPSRPNITRLTDESVMVRWSVPSSDGLPIQFLKVQYRMLGDPAKNIARTQWMTENEDIPPYTRSYEVNNLKADHLYRFRIVAVYSNNDNKEGAASGKFHLQRGSQLGLTKNHLLAPTLTRIEPVSQHAVVLHWQFPQHLPHPIDGFYAYYRPATTAGEYSKATVDGSTARHFKIDHLEPGTAYEFKLQSFTASAASDFSAILTGRTLKPPTPPPTVPTVIAAAEGPDGSQVVPVNYLLVIGCVLIVSVLIVLFLCCCFSRRKKRGHGADETDAKVHIPVDQNGFAGAVSNGGPRVPHHKTRTNGMNGRMNITPNPLAQDGDKNRTVMELRFLPNTLVEGDQQQPPAQQQQQPIEGGWRRKKRNATVDVPKNVEANEGDGSDEGDDTNPTPTTLSREPATNNNHQSIPNQQQQHHLQQQQHIGAALPPLHHPSAATVAMNSCGIPQQQQQQQEQMMLASMPHRRTLERTAVRPIPNGATIAYGIDPKLMLDGQAAPDCRQSSIRRTRRGSGSVPGSPRIGRGPSSEFLQQQQQQQSGVTVARSPMPMRAAGMKRSAAAATRLGRAENMSSGSLNSIEV
- the LOC118505540 gene encoding interference hedgehog-like isoform X2, yielding MCSTNDRLSEATQQPSAIMAAEESKRHLIHRHPGSNRRSCSTQPHLPVPCRYSCAARRISYGVLVLCLALTICYLPTVSSSPQSSYSHHSHHPHGHHHQAAASSHGNTHHSGSGSSSSSHQYGSSSGRSSGGNSGASGLGVYIIRAPESTIAPADDEVLFECELNLLPEQLDWRFRAQGTAGLRKDYVIIQNNHHGYNASIVDGRYKLRVSVSESTIGEYQCVAWFGASAIASIPARLTLATIGLEAEGVPGRHDRVPTTMRRIQPQQHFKVYPGNSIIIDCGEIVSNPPPIWSYYKDGMTIYPNVTQLQTGRRLILPSLAQHDTGTYWCSAVNSITGSEVILPQRTTVTVVDYVPRSAPRAFTQPQNVSVLPGETVLLECPGVGNPVPVPAWTRANGSSLNGRARILDYGLQLSNVERSDKGQYLCRLQNGIDPPLIHSVWLTVLEPPRIVIPPRSTLTNESDSLELECIAQGSPHPDIYWMINGDYSTWDSVIRTNGTRLIIPSVEKRHAGIVQCFARNSVGEASEGNLLQVIPKQIPGGVGTTPLGSVPSSPKAGGDHSTKRKGGKKHKNLVMIPPSRPNITRLTDESVMVRWSVPSSDGLPIQFLKVQYRMLGDPAKNIARTQWMTENEDIPPYTRSYEVNNLKADHLYRFRIVAVYSNNDNKEGAASGKFHLQRGSQLGLTKNHLLAPTLTRIEPVSQHAVVLHWQFPQHLPHPIDGFYAYYRPATTAGEYSKATVDGSTARHFKIDHLEPGTAYEFKLQSFTASAASDFSAILTGRTLKPPTPPPTVPTVIAAAEGPDGSQVVPVNYLLVIGCVLIVSVLIVLFLCCCFSRRKKRGHGADETDAKVHIPVDQNGFAGAVSNGGPRVPHHKTRTNGMNGRMNITPNPLAQDGDKQQHHLQQQQHIGAALPPLHHPSAATVAMNSCGIPQQQQQQQEQMMLASMPHRRTLERTAVRPIPNGATIAYGIDPKLMLDGQAAPDCRQSSIRRTRRGSGSVPGSPRIGRGPSSEFLQQQQQQQSGVTVARSPMPMRAAGMKRSAAAATRLGRAENMSSGSLNSIEV